A region from the Pseudonocardia petroleophila genome encodes:
- a CDS encoding helix-turn-helix transcriptional regulator — MPPARATPVNATAAALLGLLHEGPMSGGELVAAAGERFGSFFAVTRSQVYRELPALAAAGLLRPGKQGPRASQQYSITAAGRRSFTAWLTAGSASDPVRSPLVLRLLHSGSLTPKQRAALVGDSREAYAQRLTAAKAVAKGEPDPYRKAVADFVVAHTRAMLRLLDAVPDS; from the coding sequence ATGCCACCCGCCAGGGCGACGCCCGTCAACGCCACCGCCGCCGCCCTGCTGGGACTGCTGCACGAGGGCCCGATGAGCGGCGGCGAGCTGGTGGCGGCGGCGGGGGAGCGGTTCGGGTCGTTCTTCGCGGTGACCCGCAGCCAGGTGTACCGGGAGCTGCCCGCGCTCGCGGCGGCCGGGCTGCTCAGACCGGGCAAGCAGGGCCCGCGGGCGTCGCAGCAGTACTCGATCACCGCGGCGGGCCGCCGCTCCTTCACCGCGTGGCTGACGGCGGGCTCCGCCTCCGACCCCGTCCGCAGCCCGCTGGTGCTGCGGCTGCTGCACTCCGGCTCGCTCACCCCGAAGCAGCGGGCCGCCCTCGTCGGCGACAGCCGGGAGGCCTACGCGCAGCGGCTGACCGCGGCGAAGGCGGTCGCGAAGGGGGAGCCCGACCCGTACCGCAAGGCCGTCGCGGACTTCGTCGTCGCCCACACCCGCGCGATGCTCCGGCTGCTGGACGCCGTCCCGGACTCCTGA